Genomic window (Vibrio gallicus):
TACCTGATGTAACACCATTGGTAAGGTAATTTCTCTGAACTGCTGGAACTTGTTGGCCCCATCGACCTCACTTGCTTCGTAAAGGTCTTGAGGGATATTGGTTAATGCTCCTGAAATAAGCAGCATAAAATAGGGAGCACCGACCCAAACGCTGACGGCGATAACAGTGACTTTCGCCATCCATGGATCTGATAGAAAAGCAACTGAGTCAAATCCCCAGCTATTTAAGGTCGCGTTGACCGGGCCGATACCATTTAACAGCAATCGGAACATCAGTAGCGTAACGAAAGCGGGAATCGCATAAGGCAAGATAAAAATGAAGCGCCACGCTTTTTTCGCCTTAATGTTCTTATTGGATAACGCCAGTGCCAGTACAAAGCCAAAACCACAGGTGCAAATAGTCGCCAGAATGGCCCACATCACCGTCCAGGTCGCTACACCTATAAAGGTATTTGACCAAATTCTCAGTTCAAACAGGGCGATAAAGTTCTTAAACCCGACCCAGTCAACCAAGTTCCTTGGCGGAATGTGATGAGGCGCTGAGTAATTGGTAAACGAGACTAGTACCGTGATGACAATCGGCATAATGATAAAGGCGACACAGGTTAACATTGCCGGAGAAAGAACCAGCAAAGCAAACTGCCTGTCGTATATCGCTTTGATCTGCTCGGACGCTGACAGCTGACACGGCTGGCAGGACTTGGCATCATTTATGTTGAGTGCGTAAAGGCACAAAAAAGCAAACACGGCGATCAGAGCTATCACACCTTCGACCAACAGGAATACAGAGTGGTCGCCCTGAATGATGGTGAAGCCTTCGCGAGTCTGAGCCACATCGCCGAGAGTAATGAGTTGCTTTAACGCCAGACTAAGCTCTGGAATGTTAAAGATAAAAAGTAGCTGAATGAACAACCAGACCAAACCTTTTACCCAATGGCCCTGACGCATTTGCGTCAGCCCCATGATAAAAACAGAAGCGTTGATCGTAGGTTGCATTCGAAGTTGATAAACCAACATCTTTTACTCCTGAAAACTGATCTGTTCTTTGATCACTGACACTGCACGCTTTAACGCCTTCTCTGGTGACTCGTCATTGACCCATAATGAGGTCATTGCACTCGCCATTGGTGACCACAAGTAACCCATTTCAGGAATTGAGGGCATAGCATCGGCGAAGTACCCCTGACCGATGATCGCATAGGTAGCTTCATCAGCATCAACGATGATCTCCTCCATGATAGTCTGAACTGGCGGGATCGATTTCGTCATCTCGTACCGTTTTTTAAGCATCTTGTCGCTACTTAGGTAGCTGGTAAACAGCTGAGCGGCTTTAGGATAGTTGCTAAAAGAAGAAACGACCGCCAGACGGACTGTAGAGAAGGTTCGCGGCTGTTTGCCATCGAGAGTTGGCATTGGAATGACGCCATAGTTCACTCCAGAAGCTTCGTAGCCCTGAATAGCCCAAGGACCGTCGATGATTGCTGCGACCTTACCTTCACTGAATAAACCTCGTCTTACTTGAGGGTTACGCATATCCATTGGGTTAGCGCTGTTTGCAGTCTGTAGTTTTTTCATCGCGAGTAAGCCTCGCTGTGCTTGCTCAGAAGCGATACCGATATCTTTGGCGTTGGTACCGTTATCACCAAATTCGTAAGCACCGTACAGGGTCAGGAACATGCGTGATTCATAGTAGTTCTGCACGTCCCAAAGCAAGGCATATTTATGTGCTTTGTTGTCATTAAATGACTTAGAGAACTCAATGATTTGTTCAAATGATTCCGGAGCTTGTGGCAGAAGATCCTTGTTGTAGAAAAGAGCTGTAGTGGCAAAACTAACGGGGAAACCATAGCTTTTACCCTCAGAGCTTGCTGCGTTGACAGCACTTTGCAAGAAGTGAGAGTTGATGTGTTCAGCAGACACTAGGTTTTCCATCGCACCACCGGCAACAACTAAGCGACCAAGGAGGTCATGCTCAATTTCAGCCACATCGGCTACTCGAGTTGAGCCACCATCCTGAATTAATCGTGACGCCGCATCAATCGGTGCTAGTCCACGGAAAGTGAACTCCACTTCATAGCCCGAATCCTGATTGAACTGGTTGGCGGCGTACTTCATGTAATTGACGGTAGTGTGATCGGTCCAGATTAACAGATTTGCACCTGGTTCCGGTTCAATCAGCTGTGCCATGGCAGTGGCGCTAACAAGAGTGGTGAGCAGTATTTGACTGGTCAATAATTTGGTTTTCATTGCCGCATCCATTTTAGTAGTTCACGATATACGACTAAAATGAGCTAGGGAGCGATTTTAGTCAATTGAAACTGATTAAAACAGCGCCTAAATGTGAACCAAATCAACTTAAGTACTTGTCTTCTAAAAGAAAAGAATGAGGTTTGTTTTGCTTATAATATTATTTGGCATTTATGACCACGAGACATCAACCTTAAGTTACCCCCCTATTTTAGTGACCTTCATCAAACTACCGTCCAACTTGCAGTGACCAAGTTCTCATTTAAACCTCATTCAGCGAGCAAATAAGATTCAATTGTAGAATACTCCGTAGGCGTTCAGGTTGAACTACTACTTTTTAATGTAATTAATACTAATTAAATTCACCTCTCTATGAGGTTAAGGAACCACTGTGAAC
Coding sequences:
- a CDS encoding carbohydrate ABC transporter permease, with product MLVYQLRMQPTINASVFIMGLTQMRQGHWVKGLVWLFIQLLFIFNIPELSLALKQLITLGDVAQTREGFTIIQGDHSVFLLVEGVIALIAVFAFLCLYALNINDAKSCQPCQLSASEQIKAIYDRQFALLVLSPAMLTCVAFIIMPIVITVLVSFTNYSAPHHIPPRNLVDWVGFKNFIALFELRIWSNTFIGVATWTVMWAILATICTCGFGFVLALALSNKNIKAKKAWRFIFILPYAIPAFVTLLMFRLLLNGIGPVNATLNSWGFDSVAFLSDPWMAKVTVIAVSVWVGAPYFMLLISGALTNIPQDLYEASEVDGANKFQQFREITLPMVLHQVAPSLVMTFAHNFNNFGAIYLLTEGGPINPGYRFAGHTDILITWIYKLTLDFQQYQIASVISIIIFLFLSVIAIWQFRRMSSFNDDVGMK
- a CDS encoding sugar ABC transporter substrate-binding protein, with the protein product MKTKLLTSQILLTTLVSATAMAQLIEPEPGANLLIWTDHTTVNYMKYAANQFNQDSGYEVEFTFRGLAPIDAASRLIQDGGSTRVADVAEIEHDLLGRLVVAGGAMENLVSAEHINSHFLQSAVNAASSEGKSYGFPVSFATTALFYNKDLLPQAPESFEQIIEFSKSFNDNKAHKYALLWDVQNYYESRMFLTLYGAYEFGDNGTNAKDIGIASEQAQRGLLAMKKLQTANSANPMDMRNPQVRRGLFSEGKVAAIIDGPWAIQGYEASGVNYGVIPMPTLDGKQPRTFSTVRLAVVSSFSNYPKAAQLFTSYLSSDKMLKKRYEMTKSIPPVQTIMEEIIVDADEATYAIIGQGYFADAMPSIPEMGYLWSPMASAMTSLWVNDESPEKALKRAVSVIKEQISFQE